The nucleotide window GCTTTTCAGGCATATATTTTGTGTAACGACAATCTGCAGACTTTTGTAAAAGGTGCCAATGCGGCCAACGCAAGTTCTGACAAGAAAACTTTGATTTTAGAAAAATACTTAGCCTACCTGAGTCTGGCGAAACAAGTAAACACTTTGGAAATTAAAAGGCTGAATGGCGAAATATCTGAGTCTGACGAGAACGCCGAATTACAAAAATTAACAAAACAGATTATTAACAATCAATAATAAAATGAAAAAAACACTTATGTCATTGGCCTTAGCAGGATTACTACTGACGGCCGCAAGTTGCAAAAAGAACGAAACCTCTAATGTGAAGATAGATTTCACACAGTCTTATGAAGATGCTGCATTGGCATTGGCTACAGCACAACAAAATTATCAGGAAGCGGTTGCCAGCAAAGACCCGGCAAGAATAGAAGCAGCCAAAATAGAATTGCAGAAAGCGCAGGACAAATATGTGGAGTCCAAAAAAGTGTATGTAGCGGAAGGCGGAACTGTGAAGACCGAATATGAAAACAATCTGGCGACGTCTACGCAAATCCTTGGAAATTCTTCAACTGGAATTGTAAGCAATGCAATCAAGAAAACCGACAGCCTAATTACAGGGAAAACCAATGCTGAAATCGACAATGCTGCGAAAGAAATCAAAGATAAGGTGAATACAGAAAAGGCAAAATTGGTGGAAGATGCCAATAAAAAAGTATCTGATGCTAAAGTAGAAGCTGAAAAAGTAAAAGCTGATTTCAAAAAATCGACTGAAGAAACGAAGAAAGCAGCTAATGAAAAGATTGATAAGGCTCAAAAAGACCTCAATAATCTTTTTAAATAAATTGTAATAAATACATATCTTTATAAAATCCTTAGAAATTCTAAGGATTTTTATATTTACAATTATCCTCAATGAAATCCATTTCCATTCTCTTCTTACTGTTTAGTTTCATTTTTGCAAATTCCCAAACGGTTTATTATACACCGAGCGGACAAAAATACCATACAGAAAATTGCAGAATGGTAAAAAATGTCTCAAACAAAACAGACCTTAACTCTGCTTTGGAAAAAGGATTGACTGCTTGTAAAATATGTCAGCCAGTTTCTACTTTAGGAATCTCAAGTCCTGAAAAAAAGAAACCTCAAGGAACAGAAGCCACTGTACAATGCAAAGGCACCACAAAAAGTGGCTCTAGGTGTAAACATAGAACGAAAATCGGAAATGGATACTGCTTTCAACATCAGCCTTAATTTTATATCTTTGAAAAAATATTCTGAATGAAAATCCTCATCATCAACGGCCCAAATCTCAACTTGCTCGGAACACGCGAACCAGAAATCTACGGTTCGGTCTCAATGGAAGATTATCTTTCCGATTTGAAGAATGAGTTCGAGTCTGATGATTTATTTTATTATCAATCCAATATTGAAGGCGAACTCATCAACCGTTTGCAGGAAAATAACTTCGACGCTGTGGTCATCAATCCTGGCGCGTTTACGCATTATTCTTACGCGATTTCGGATTGTCTTAAGAATATCAACAAACCGAAAGTAGAAGTTCATATCAGCAACATTTACAAACGTGAGGAATTCCGTAAGAAATCTGTGACCGCTGAAAGTTGTGATGCTGTGATTTCTGGTTTTGGAATGAAAGGTTACCGATTGGCACTTCAAAGTTTTAAATAGAAGTTAGATGTTAGAATCTAGAAATTAGATTTTAATTAATACTTAAATAAAAAAAGAATCTCGATTGAGATTCTTTTTTGTTATTCTATTTTGACAAAGAATTTTCCGACTGGTTCGCCGTCTGCCATATTGTTCTTGGCAAATATCAGCCAATATTCTCCTTTTTGTTTGGTGTTATATTCAATAGTTGGTCCGAAAGGTCCGTCGAAAGTATTGTCCGGCATTCTGATTTGGTTGATTCTTACATTCATCGGCGTTTCGGTTTTCACGTAGCCTTTGATTTTTGGTTGGTCCAGGTTTTCCAGTTTTAGAATAATCTGGTCGTTGGGATTTGTGATTTCGAGGTTTAGTCGGATTGGCATTTTGGATGCATCGACTGTAATGATTTTTTGGTTGGATTCTCTTTCGGTCTTCACAATGGTTGACAAAGAATCTACTGGTTTTTCGATGGTTGTGACAGTATCCACTTTTGTATCTTTCACTTCCGGTTCTTTTTTACAAGCGACCAGAAACAATGGAATTAAAGCTAAATATTTTAAACTATTGACGGTCTGGTTTCTCGATGTTAATCGTTTCATAATATAAAATTTTTGAGAGGAAAGTTTCTTTTTGATAAGATTCGATTCTTTCTTTGAGTTGGTTTTTCATTTCGGAGTTTCCGGTTTTCTCGGCGTAATCCAGCAATAACTTTTCGTTATAATTGATGGAAACCAAGTGGTAATTGTCCGCAAAATCCTTTCTCTTAATGTTATTGGACGTGATGATTCCGCCCCAATTGACGTAACTGCAAACCAAAATCAAGCCATAAGACGCCCAGAACATCCTGTTGAAAAGGAAAGCGTGGGTCTTTCTGTTTTGAATTTTGATGAAGGTAAAAATCAATCCAATCAAAGCCATTGTGAGGAAAGCATAAACATCCAAACGTTTGTATGTCAATCCGAAATTGATGATGTATTCTGAGTTTTTGAGTGATGCTGAAATGACCAAAACAGCATTCAGAACAATCCAAATCTTGGCAGAAATTTTCAGCGACTTTGCTTTTTCATCAAAATTGAAACCTCTTTTAAAATAGAAAAGAATGACGAGAATCGCCATTACGATGGACATTATTACAGAATTAACTCGTTCGTGGGTTTCTGCACTTAATCCGTCAGCTGACTTTGTGACTTCGAAAAACTGTTCGTAGTTGTAAGTGGCGATGAAAACCAAAAGCAAGATATTAAGCGCAGAAAAAGAAATCAATCCGCTGGTTCTTTCAGAATCGATATCGAGGAAAGAGAAGGTTGGCTTTTGAAT belongs to Chryseobacterium sp. KACC 21268 and includes:
- a CDS encoding DUF5763 domain-containing protein, whose protein sequence is MKSISILFLLFSFIFANSQTVYYTPSGQKYHTENCRMVKNVSNKTDLNSALEKGLTACKICQPVSTLGISSPEKKKPQGTEATVQCKGTTKSGSRCKHRTKIGNGYCFQHQP
- the aroQ gene encoding type II 3-dehydroquinate dehydratase, producing MKILIINGPNLNLLGTREPEIYGSVSMEDYLSDLKNEFESDDLFYYQSNIEGELINRLQENNFDAVVINPGAFTHYSYAISDCLKNINKPKVEVHISNIYKREEFRKKSVTAESCDAVISGFGMKGYRLALQSFK
- a CDS encoding DUF4173 domain-containing protein, with the translated sequence MKKHHLIFITVLAVIVLFYKEYVALNLGIFGIFLSILTFAQTKSEFRTKTFLTLFVTSIFSSFAFAWFGDAISFVAVFVSVFLLRFKGTYPKLKPFLYIEVLLFNLFSFLGRVFYTEQWFEKQKEGGGFGKKLITFILIPGILITIFLCIYSAGSSHFDQFFSEIKFDFSFFDIIILAVIGFYVGFIFWNFGVERFIFKQNRFLNDNFSGLIKIQKPTFSFLDIDSERTSGLISFSALNILLLVFIATYNYEQFFEVTKSADGLSAETHERVNSVIMSIVMAILVILFYFKRGFNFDEKAKSLKISAKIWIVLNAVLVISASLKNSEYIINFGLTYKRLDVYAFLTMALIGLIFTFIKIQNRKTHAFLFNRMFWASYGLILVCSYVNWGGIITSNNIKRKDFADNYHLVSINYNEKLLLDYAEKTGNSEMKNQLKERIESYQKETFLSKILYYETINIEKPDRQ